A stretch of the Polaribacter pacificus genome encodes the following:
- a CDS encoding RNA polymerase sigma factor, with protein sequence MIRNTTTPDSLLISKYINGSEFALEVLIKRHQQRLFSFIYSKVKDRDVTEDIFQDTFIKVIRTLKKGRYNEEGKFLPWVMRIAHNLIIDFFRKSNRMPSFKNTDEFDIFSVLSDGVFNAEKRLINEQIHADVRSLVDELPQEQKEVLLMRIYNDMSFNEISENTGVSINTALGRMRYALINLRKLIEKNKIILTH encoded by the coding sequence ATGATACGTAACACCACCACACCAGATAGTCTGTTGATTTCTAAGTATATAAATGGCAGTGAGTTTGCTTTAGAAGTACTAATCAAAAGACACCAGCAACGATTGTTTAGCTTTATTTACAGCAAAGTAAAGGATCGTGATGTAACAGAAGATATTTTTCAAGATACTTTTATTAAAGTTATTAGGACTTTAAAAAAAGGACGTTATAACGAAGAAGGGAAGTTTTTGCCTTGGGTAATGCGTATAGCCCATAATTTAATTATTGATTTTTTTAGAAAGTCAAATCGCATGCCTAGTTTTAAAAACACAGATGAGTTTGATATTTTTTCTGTGCTAAGTGATGGTGTTTTTAACGCAGAAAAACGGTTGATTAATGAACAGATTCACGCAGATGTACGATCTCTTGTTGATGAACTTCCTCAAGAACAAAAAGAAGTTTTATTGATGCGAATATATAATGATATGAGTTTTAACGAGATTTCTGAAAACACAGGCGTTAGTATCAATACAGCTTTGGGTAGAATGCGTTATGCATTGATCAATTTAAGAAAGCTAATTGAAAAAAATAAAATTATTTTAACACATTAA
- a CDS encoding endonuclease III domain-containing protein — MNKQEKVAFVIQTLQDLYPEIPVPLDHKDPYTLLIAVLLSAQCTDVRVNQITPLLFAKADNPFDMIKMSVEEIKEIIRPCGLSPMKSKGIYGLSKILIEKHEGKVPQSFEALEELPAVGHKTASVVMSQAFGVPAFPVDTHIHRLMYRWNLSNGKNVVQTEKDAKRLFPKELWNDLHLQIIWYGREYSPARGWSLDKDIITKTIGRKSVIDAATK, encoded by the coding sequence ATGAACAAACAAGAAAAAGTAGCTTTTGTCATTCAAACATTACAAGACCTCTACCCAGAAATTCCAGTGCCTCTAGATCATAAAGATCCATATACCTTATTAATTGCAGTCTTATTGTCTGCACAATGTACAGATGTTAGAGTAAACCAAATCACACCCTTATTATTTGCCAAAGCAGACAATCCTTTTGACATGATTAAAATGTCTGTAGAAGAAATCAAAGAAATTATAAGACCTTGTGGACTGTCTCCAATGAAGAGTAAAGGAATTTATGGTCTTTCAAAAATATTGATCGAAAAACACGAAGGCAAAGTACCACAAAGTTTTGAAGCTCTTGAAGAACTACCTGCTGTTGGCCATAAGACTGCAAGCGTGGTCATGAGTCAAGCTTTCGGAGTTCCTGCTTTTCCTGTGGACACCCACATACATCGTTTAATGTATCGATGGAACCTAAGCAATGGAAAAAATGTAGTTCAAACAGAAAAAGATGCCAAAAGGTTATTTCCTAAAGAATTGTGGAACGATTTACACTTACAAATTATCTGGTACGGAAGAGAATATTCGCCTGCAAGAGGCTGGAGTTTAGATAAGGATATTATTACCAAGACTATTGGGCGTAAATCTGTTATAGACGCAGCTACTAAATAA
- the bcp gene encoding thioredoxin-dependent thiol peroxidase: MTTLKIGDQAPNFKAEDQDGMLRQLADYAGKKLVLFFYPKASTPGCTAEACDLRDNYQSFLAKGYEILGASADSAKRQQNFISKYELPFPLLADEDKAVITAFGVWGPKKFMGREYDGIHRTTFVIDENGVIEDIIAKVKTKEHASQILK, encoded by the coding sequence ATGACCACATTAAAAATAGGAGATCAAGCACCAAATTTTAAAGCAGAAGACCAAGATGGAATGCTTAGGCAGTTGGCTGATTATGCAGGAAAAAAACTAGTATTATTCTTTTATCCCAAAGCAAGTACGCCAGGCTGTACTGCTGAAGCTTGTGATTTAAGAGATAATTATCAAAGTTTTTTAGCTAAAGGGTATGAAATCCTAGGAGCTAGTGCTGATTCTGCAAAGAGACAGCAAAATTTTATTTCTAAATACGAGTTGCCTTTTCCTTTGCTTGCAGATGAAGATAAAGCTGTAATCACTGCTTTTGGAGTTTGGGGGCCTAAAAAATTTATGGGTAGAGAATACGATGGAATCCACAGAACCACTTTTGTTATTGATGAAAATGGTGTTATAGAAGACATCATTGCTAAAGTTAAAACCAAAGAGCACGCGAGTCAAATATTAAAATAA
- a CDS encoding GH92 family glycosyl hydrolase: MKPIKLFFFLTLLVSLACTTSDKTPFENTEKIALVDYVNPLMGTDSKFSLSNGNTYPAIATPWGMNFWTPMTSKMGDGWTYKYNENKIRGIKQTHQPSPWINDYAAFSLMAVTGDLKFKEDERASWFSHKAETVKPYHYKVYLADYDVIAEVAPTERAAHFKFTFPEADQSYIILDAFFKGSMVKIIPEERKIIGYSRNNSGGVPDNFHNYFIIQFDKDFELKHTWNDNWSLQENSLDSEGKHVGAIVGFKTAKGEIIHAKVASSFISPEQAQINLDREIGSDSFENTKEKAKEAWEVELSKIKIEDPNTDHIKTFYSSLYRVLLFPRKFYEYDANNQVMHYSPYNGKVLPGYMFTDNGFWDTFRAVYPFFNMMYPSLNKQIMAGLANTYKESGWLPEWASPGHRDCMIGSNSAIIVADAFLKGNVDPEDTAVLFEAMLKNATVADGRPVRSVGRAGLTYYNSLGYVPYNVGVNENVARTLEYAFADFSIGQMATKLNKPDVAKKYYDQSLRYKNVFDPSSNLMRGKNKDGSFQSPFNPLKWGDAFTEGNSLHYTWSVFHDVNGLIDLMGGKQKFIKQLDTVFEMPPLFDASYYGGIIHEIREMQIVNMGNYAHGNQPIQHMIYLYNYANAGYKAQEKIRDVLTTLYSATPDGYCGDEDNGQTSAWYVFSSLGFYPVTPGTNQYVIGSPLFKRATLNLENGNSFTIEAPQNSNSNYYILNTALNNKSYDKSFLTYEAIQKGGTFTFDMTSTPNKDWAGKPTSVPYSMSNQE, from the coding sequence ATGAAACCAATTAAGCTCTTCTTTTTTTTGACTCTTTTAGTAAGCCTTGCTTGCACAACTTCAGACAAGACTCCATTTGAAAACACAGAAAAAATAGCACTCGTTGATTATGTTAATCCATTAATGGGGACCGATTCAAAATTCAGCCTTTCTAATGGTAATACTTATCCGGCAATTGCAACCCCTTGGGGAATGAATTTCTGGACTCCCATGACTTCAAAAATGGGAGACGGTTGGACTTATAAGTACAATGAAAACAAAATTAGAGGGATTAAACAAACACATCAACCGAGTCCTTGGATCAATGATTATGCAGCCTTTTCACTAATGGCAGTAACTGGCGATTTAAAGTTTAAAGAGGATGAACGAGCTTCTTGGTTTTCACACAAAGCAGAAACAGTAAAACCCTATCATTATAAGGTCTACCTTGCAGACTATGATGTTATTGCAGAAGTAGCTCCTACCGAAAGGGCAGCTCATTTTAAATTTACGTTCCCAGAAGCCGACCAATCTTATATTATATTAGATGCTTTTTTCAAAGGCTCTATGGTTAAAATCATTCCTGAAGAGCGTAAAATTATTGGATATAGCAGAAACAACAGCGGAGGTGTTCCAGACAATTTTCATAATTATTTTATCATTCAATTTGACAAGGATTTTGAGCTAAAACACACTTGGAATGACAATTGGTCTCTACAAGAAAATAGCTTAGATAGTGAAGGCAAACACGTGGGAGCAATTGTTGGTTTTAAAACAGCAAAAGGAGAAATTATTCATGCTAAAGTAGCATCTTCATTTATCAGTCCAGAACAAGCTCAAATTAATCTTGACAGAGAAATTGGTTCTGATTCTTTTGAAAACACCAAAGAGAAAGCCAAGGAAGCTTGGGAAGTTGAGCTGTCAAAAATTAAAATAGAAGATCCAAATACCGATCATATAAAGACTTTTTATTCTAGCTTGTATCGAGTACTACTTTTTCCTAGAAAATTTTATGAGTACGATGCCAACAATCAGGTAATGCATTACAGTCCATACAACGGAAAAGTGCTGCCTGGCTATATGTTTACCGACAATGGCTTTTGGGATACTTTTAGAGCGGTATATCCATTTTTTAACATGATGTACCCAAGTCTCAACAAACAAATAATGGCAGGCCTTGCCAATACATATAAAGAATCAGGTTGGTTACCTGAATGGGCAAGTCCAGGGCATCGAGATTGTATGATAGGCTCTAATTCTGCCATCATTGTTGCCGACGCATTCTTAAAAGGAAATGTAGATCCAGAAGATACAGCAGTGCTTTTTGAAGCCATGCTTAAAAACGCGACGGTTGCTGACGGACGACCAGTAAGATCAGTAGGTAGAGCTGGTTTAACATATTACAATAGCCTAGGCTACGTACCTTACAATGTAGGTGTCAATGAAAATGTTGCACGTACCTTAGAATATGCTTTTGCAGATTTTTCCATTGGACAAATGGCTACAAAACTAAACAAGCCAGATGTTGCTAAAAAATATTACGACCAATCTTTACGTTATAAAAATGTATTTGATCCAAGCAGCAATTTAATGAGAGGAAAAAACAAAGACGGCAGCTTTCAATCTCCTTTTAATCCATTAAAATGGGGAGATGCTTTTACAGAAGGAAATAGCTTACACTATACTTGGTCTGTATTTCACGATGTCAATGGTTTAATCGATCTAATGGGTGGGAAGCAAAAGTTTATCAAGCAACTCGATACAGTTTTTGAAATGCCTCCTCTTTTTGATGCTTCATATTATGGAGGTATTATACATGAAATTAGAGAAATGCAAATTGTAAATATGGGTAATTACGCACATGGAAATCAACCTATACAGCATATGATTTATTTATACAATTATGCAAATGCGGGTTATAAAGCTCAAGAAAAAATTAGAGATGTGCTAACAACATTGTATTCGGCAACGCCAGATGGTTATTGTGGTGATGAAGACAATGGTCAAACATCTGCATGGTATGTCTTTAGCTCTTTAGGTTTTTATCCAGTAACACCAGGAACCAATCAATATGTAATTGGCAGTCCTTTGTTTAAAAGAGCTACATTAAATTTAGAAAATGGCAATAGTTTTACTATTGAAGCACCACAAAATTCAAACTCAAATTACTACATCCTAAACACTGCATTAAACAACAAAAGCTACGATAAAAGCTTCCTTACCTATGAAGCAATTCAAAAAGGAGGTACTTTTACTTTTGATATGACTAGCACGCCAAATAAAGATTGGGCAGGGAAACCAACTTCTGTACCATATTCAATGAGCAATCAAGAATAA
- a CDS encoding TonB-dependent receptor: MKLFIHMFIALVCMSSFAQTTVTGTITDIDNNPLFGVEVYASDLHRGTITDEHGRYELTNLPNGSVKLSFSYLGFQTLTKKLNITGKPLVVNILLKESIYTIDEVIISTPFNKLQSENVMKVERMTAAALKRTGAPTLINGLASISGVSQISTGASIGKPVIRGLSGNRVLVYAQGVRLENQQFGDEHGLGISDEGIESIEVIKGPASLLYGSDALGGVIYINPEKFATANQSSFLFGQRYFSNTLGSNTSLGYKKSTDRWKFLARATANNHSDYKVPSGEKVTNTRFREQDFKLGLGYNSTNYSSEIRYNFNGSLLGITEGIGAQSNYTTPMEPYQQIDNHIFSMHNHFFFGNSKLDVDLGYLYNDRNEFEEEHGHDDHDDHDDDEDHDEHDEDHEGPALRMKLKTFNYNIKYHLARFSNEVDVIFGLQGMHQTNKNFGEELLIPDAKINDVGMFGTVNYSWNSSSIQAGIRFDNRSLMTEYHEVVHETEVHVFEALDKDYNSFTASLGYKFAPFKNTTIRINAATGFRAPNLAELTSNGVHHGTNRFELGNANLETEKNIQADLAIEYQTEHLELFVNAFHNTLNDYIYLSPTGAVEDGAPVYNYTQNNAKLYGGEIGFHLHPHPVDWLHLQSSYEMVIGKQSNGDYLPLIPANIIKNTLRTEFDIKNWLQNGYATLSLNSTFTQKNVSQFETNTSSYNLVDLGFGGAISLGELKFNGSLSITNLLDTNYINHLSRLKSDGILNSGRNIVLGVNFNI; the protein is encoded by the coding sequence TCGTTATGAATTAACAAACTTACCCAATGGCTCAGTTAAATTATCTTTTTCGTATTTAGGATTTCAAACCCTAACAAAAAAGTTAAACATTACAGGAAAACCATTGGTTGTAAACATTCTATTAAAAGAATCTATATATACCATTGATGAAGTAATTATCTCTACTCCTTTTAACAAATTACAGTCAGAAAATGTAATGAAGGTTGAACGCATGACAGCGGCAGCCTTAAAAAGAACAGGAGCACCTACATTAATAAATGGGTTAGCCTCTATTAGTGGAGTTTCTCAAATTTCTACTGGAGCCTCTATTGGAAAACCAGTAATTAGAGGATTGAGCGGTAACCGAGTATTGGTTTATGCTCAAGGAGTACGATTAGAAAACCAACAATTTGGCGATGAGCACGGTTTAGGCATTAGTGATGAAGGTATAGAAAGCATAGAGGTTATTAAAGGACCTGCTTCATTACTTTATGGATCTGATGCACTAGGGGGTGTTATTTATATCAATCCTGAAAAATTTGCAACTGCAAATCAATCAAGTTTCCTTTTTGGTCAGCGTTATTTTAGCAACACCCTAGGAAGCAATACTTCTTTGGGGTACAAAAAATCTACGGATCGTTGGAAGTTTTTAGCGAGAGCAACTGCTAATAATCATTCTGATTACAAAGTACCATCAGGAGAGAAAGTTACCAATACTCGTTTTAGAGAGCAAGATTTTAAATTGGGGCTAGGCTATAATAGCACAAACTATTCAAGTGAAATAAGATATAATTTTAATGGATCCTTATTAGGAATTACAGAAGGAATTGGAGCACAGTCAAATTACACAACTCCAATGGAGCCGTATCAACAAATTGACAATCATATCTTTAGCATGCACAATCATTTTTTCTTTGGAAACTCAAAGTTAGATGTTGATTTAGGCTACTTATATAATGACAGAAATGAATTTGAAGAAGAACACGGGCATGATGACCACGATGACCATGACGATGATGAAGATCATGATGAGCACGATGAAGATCATGAAGGACCAGCTTTGCGTATGAAGTTAAAAACCTTTAATTATAACATCAAATATCACCTTGCAAGATTTTCAAATGAAGTTGATGTTATTTTCGGACTTCAAGGTATGCATCAAACCAATAAAAACTTTGGTGAAGAGTTGTTGATTCCGGATGCAAAAATTAATGATGTAGGAATGTTTGGAACTGTTAACTACAGTTGGAACAGCTCTTCTATTCAGGCGGGTATTCGATTTGATAATAGAAGCTTAATGACTGAGTATCACGAAGTGGTTCACGAAACAGAAGTTCATGTTTTTGAAGCTTTAGACAAGGACTACAATAGCTTTACTGCCTCTTTGGGATATAAGTTTGCACCATTTAAAAACACAACTATTAGAATAAATGCCGCAACAGGTTTTAGAGCACCAAATTTAGCAGAACTTACGTCAAATGGTGTACATCATGGTACCAATAGGTTTGAGTTGGGAAATGCCAATTTAGAAACAGAAAAAAACATCCAGGCAGATTTGGCTATAGAATACCAAACAGAACACCTAGAATTGTTTGTAAATGCATTCCATAATACTTTAAATGACTATATCTACCTTTCTCCTACGGGTGCTGTAGAAGATGGAGCTCCAGTGTATAATTACACTCAAAATAATGCCAAATTATATGGAGGTGAAATAGGTTTTCACTTACATCCACACCCTGTAGATTGGCTGCATTTGCAATCGAGTTATGAAATGGTTATCGGTAAGCAATCTAACGGAGACTACCTTCCTTTAATCCCTGCAAATATCATAAAGAATACATTACGTACAGAGTTTGATATTAAAAATTGGCTTCAAAATGGATACGCTACATTAAGTTTAAACTCAACGTTTACTCAAAAAAATGTCAGTCAATTTGAAACAAATACAAGCAGCTATAACTTAGTCGATCTAGGATTTGGTGGAGCAATTAGTCTTGGTGAATTAAAGTTTAACGGTTCACTTTCAATAACAAATCTATTAGATACTAATTATATAAACCACTTATCGCGTTTAAAAAGTGACGGAATTTTAAACTCAGGTAGAAATATAGTACTTGGGGTAAATTTTAATATTTAA